One genomic region from Ruegeria sp. TM1040 encodes:
- a CDS encoding SIS domain-containing protein, whose amino-acid sequence MNATQTQMRREINEIPDAVERLLTEGAGAVAATAADIRDLQPSYLLSVARGSSDHASTYLKYASELLLGLPMASVGPSVKSIYGVDLHCKGALSISVSQSGKSPDIVQLTSAFRDKGAYTVAITNDAGSPLAETAAAVLPIHAGPELSVAATKTFVTSLVAGLWVLAEVKQDAALLEAILRLPGHLAKAKDCDWSAAIEAIDGQSLYTLGRGPSWAISNEAALKFKETCQIHAESYSAAEVLHGPVSIVGENFPVIAFAAADAAEESVGEMVAALGDKGARVFATTHKAKGAEVLPHVRTDHWITDPIASIVSFYGMVEAVAARRGVNPDAPRHLNKVTETV is encoded by the coding sequence ATGAACGCCACTCAAACGCAGATGCGTCGAGAAATCAACGAGATCCCGGACGCGGTCGAGCGTCTCCTCACCGAAGGTGCTGGCGCGGTTGCGGCCACCGCGGCCGATATTCGCGACCTGCAGCCAAGCTATCTCTTGTCGGTGGCGCGGGGGTCTTCGGATCATGCGTCGACCTATCTGAAATATGCCAGCGAGTTGCTTCTGGGTCTGCCGATGGCCTCGGTGGGGCCCTCGGTGAAATCCATCTATGGCGTTGACCTCCATTGCAAAGGCGCGCTGAGCATCTCTGTGTCGCAGTCGGGCAAAAGCCCCGACATCGTGCAGCTGACCTCGGCGTTTCGCGACAAGGGGGCCTATACGGTGGCGATCACCAATGACGCTGGATCACCCCTGGCGGAAACGGCTGCAGCGGTTCTGCCGATCCATGCCGGGCCTGAGCTGAGTGTTGCGGCCACCAAGACCTTTGTCACGTCACTGGTGGCGGGGCTCTGGGTCTTGGCAGAGGTCAAACAGGACGCCGCCCTCCTCGAGGCGATCCTGCGCCTGCCGGGACATCTGGCCAAGGCCAAGGATTGCGACTGGAGTGCGGCCATTGAGGCCATCGATGGTCAGTCGCTCTACACGCTCGGTCGCGGCCCAAGCTGGGCGATCTCGAATGAGGCGGCGCTGAAGTTCAAGGAAACCTGTCAGATCCACGCCGAGAGCTACTCGGCGGCAGAAGTGTTGCATGGCCCGGTGTCGATTGTGGGTGAGAACTTTCCGGTGATCGCCTTTGCCGCCGCCGACGCCGCCGAAGAGAGCGTGGGCGAGATGGTTGCCGCACTGGGGGACAAGGGTGCGCGGGTCTTCGCCACCACCCACAAGGCCAAGGGCGCAGAGGTGCTGCCGCATGTGCGCACGGACCACTGGATCACCGATCCGATTGCCTCGATCGTATCGTTTTATGGCATGGTCGAAGCCGTCGCGGCCCGCCGTGGTGTGAACCCGGATGCGCCGCGGCATCTGAACAAGGTGACGGAAACCGTATGA
- a CDS encoding GntR family transcriptional regulator has protein sequence MTITEFLKPESWFDQGAGPRYVQLRRRLEDAIQSGVLPPNSSLPPEREIAEITDMSRVTVRKAMQELVQQGAIEQRQGSGSFVRESTARVEQSLRHLTSFTEDMQKRGMETTSKWLERGVFMPTEEEISVLGLGAEESVARIYRLREAGGQPMALERAALPLSVLPNPLEVTSSLYATLGQIGHRPVRAVQKISALNLDSNDAKLLNVAEGTAGLRIQRVSFLEDGRVAELTRSLYRGDAYDFVAELQLSG, from the coding sequence ATGACGATCACTGAGTTCCTGAAGCCTGAAAGCTGGTTCGATCAGGGCGCGGGGCCGCGCTATGTCCAGCTGCGCCGCCGCCTTGAGGATGCGATCCAGTCCGGTGTTCTGCCGCCCAACAGCTCTTTGCCGCCAGAGCGCGAGATTGCCGAGATCACCGATATGTCGCGCGTCACCGTGCGCAAGGCGATGCAGGAACTGGTGCAGCAAGGCGCGATCGAGCAGCGGCAGGGATCTGGCTCTTTTGTGCGCGAGAGCACGGCCCGGGTCGAGCAATCCCTGCGCCATCTGACGTCCTTTACCGAGGACATGCAGAAACGCGGGATGGAGACCACGTCGAAATGGCTGGAGCGGGGGGTTTTTATGCCCACCGAAGAAGAGATCTCCGTGCTGGGTCTCGGCGCTGAGGAGTCTGTGGCGCGGATCTACCGTCTGCGTGAGGCGGGCGGGCAGCCGATGGCGCTGGAACGGGCAGCGCTGCCGCTTAGTGTTCTGCCCAATCCGCTCGAGGTGACGTCTTCGCTCTATGCAACGCTTGGCCAGATCGGGCATCGCCCGGTGCGGGCGGTGCAAAAGATCTCTGCGCTCAATCTGGATTCGAATGACGCCAAACTCTTGAACGTGGCCGAAGGCACTGCCGGGCTGCGCATCCAGCGGGTGTCCTTTCTCGAGGACGGTCGCGTCGCGGAGCTGACGCGCTCGCTGTATCGCGGCGACGCCTATGACTTTGTCGCGGAGTTGCAACTATCGGGCTGA
- a CDS encoding BadF/BadG/BcrA/BcrD ATPase family protein, with protein MTDALKTSVLALDGGGTRCRLALCDGHSVIAVETGSANISTDMVGAVAQVRDGLEQLAVKSGAPVEALAMCPIYIGIAGVTGPEIAGRFAEALPFERVRVTDDRPTALAGALGGADGLIAHCGTGSFFAAQIDGRSRFAGGWGSVLGDPASAQWVGRRALACTLEEVDQLREVSELGAHLLARFGGSAEIVAFAVTARPADFGRVAPDVTAFAAKGDPLAVEILTDAAHEIAITLHKMGWKAGLPLCLTGGIAPQFRAYLPPAMQEACIAPRGTPLDGAIALAHDFAREVRDDDH; from the coding sequence ATGACGGATGCATTGAAAACCTCTGTTCTGGCTCTTGATGGCGGCGGCACGCGGTGCCGGCTGGCGCTCTGCGATGGTCATTCTGTCATCGCGGTAGAGACGGGGTCGGCGAATATTTCCACCGATATGGTGGGGGCCGTGGCGCAGGTGCGTGACGGGCTGGAACAGCTTGCGGTCAAGAGTGGCGCGCCGGTCGAGGCGCTGGCCATGTGCCCGATTTATATCGGGATTGCTGGGGTGACGGGACCTGAGATCGCCGGGCGGTTTGCCGAGGCACTTCCTTTTGAGCGGGTGCGCGTGACCGATGATCGCCCGACGGCGCTTGCGGGTGCCCTTGGCGGAGCGGACGGACTGATCGCGCATTGCGGCACCGGGTCGTTTTTTGCGGCGCAAATCGACGGGCGCTCTCGATTCGCGGGCGGTTGGGGGTCGGTGCTGGGCGATCCGGCTTCGGCGCAATGGGTCGGGCGACGTGCGCTCGCCTGTACCCTTGAGGAGGTCGATCAGCTGCGAGAGGTTTCTGAACTGGGGGCGCATCTTTTGGCGCGTTTTGGCGGATCGGCTGAAATTGTCGCCTTTGCGGTCACGGCGCGGCCTGCGGATTTTGGCCGGGTGGCCCCGGATGTGACAGCCTTTGCCGCCAAGGGCGATCCGCTGGCCGTCGAGATCCTGACCGATGCCGCCCATGAGATTGCCATCACATTGCACAAGATGGGCTGGAAGGCGGGGTTGCCGCTGTGTCTGACCGGCGGCATTGCGCCGCAGTTTCGCGCCTATCTGCCCCCAGCGATGCAAGAGGCCTGCATTGCGCCACGCGGCACTCCGCTCGATGGGGCGATCGCGCTCGCCCATGACTTTGCCCGGGAGGTCCGAGATGACGATCACTGA
- a CDS encoding N-acetylmuramic acid 6-phosphate etherase, whose amino-acid sequence MSTAATEQLHNQAEGLDARPLHEVAEILAEAQQEASGAARAATDPICSGATAMAQAIRAGGTLHYAAAGSSGLMAAADALELGGTFSIPAEQLRIHMAGGMPTGVEMPGGTEDETADLERALSSIGPNDVLIGVSASGTTPYTVAGAERAKAQGACVIGIANNPNSALLGIADHAILLPTPPEVVSGSTRMGAGTAQKIALNMLSTLMAIDLGHVHDGMMINLRADNIKLRIRARQIVTRITGADEDTATAAIEAANGNVKSAILIAAGASDLADANARLETTGGKLRPALLSLNTQEKQQ is encoded by the coding sequence GTGTCGACCGCTGCCACGGAACAATTGCACAACCAAGCCGAGGGCCTCGACGCCCGCCCCCTGCACGAGGTGGCAGAGATCCTGGCTGAGGCCCAGCAAGAGGCCTCAGGCGCGGCGCGCGCGGCGACAGATCCCATCTGCTCAGGCGCAACAGCCATGGCGCAGGCCATCCGGGCGGGCGGTACGCTCCACTATGCAGCAGCTGGCTCGTCGGGCCTCATGGCCGCTGCCGACGCTCTGGAGCTCGGAGGGACATTCTCCATCCCGGCAGAACAGCTGCGCATCCACATGGCAGGTGGCATGCCCACCGGTGTAGAGATGCCCGGTGGCACCGAGGATGAGACCGCAGACCTCGAACGCGCGCTGTCCAGCATCGGCCCCAACGACGTGCTGATCGGCGTCTCCGCCAGCGGCACCACACCCTATACGGTTGCGGGGGCCGAACGCGCCAAGGCGCAGGGCGCATGCGTCATCGGGATCGCGAACAACCCCAATTCTGCACTGCTGGGCATCGCCGATCACGCGATCCTTCTGCCGACCCCACCCGAAGTCGTCTCAGGCTCCACCCGCATGGGGGCAGGCACTGCGCAGAAGATCGCGCTCAATATGCTGTCGACGCTGATGGCGATTGATCTCGGCCATGTCCACGACGGCATGATGATCAACCTGCGCGCCGACAACATCAAGCTTCGCATCCGCGCCCGCCAGATCGTGACCCGGATCACCGGCGCCGACGAAGACACCGCCACTGCGGCCATCGAGGCCGCAAACGGCAACGTAAAAAGCGCCATCCTGATTGCGGCGGGCGCATCCGACCTCGCAGACGCCAACGCGCGCCTGGAGACAACTGGTGGCAAGCTGCGCCCGGCGCTCCTGTCGCTCAACACACAAGAAAAACAACAATAA
- a CDS encoding ABC transporter substrate-binding protein, translated as MKSKFMMAALTGTALVATSALAEDVTLTVESWRNDDLTLWQDKIIPAFEAANPGIKVKFTPSAPTEYNAVLNSKLDAGSAGDLITCRPFDASLALYEAGHLAALDDMDAMSNFSDVAKSAWQTDDGSASFCVPMASVIHGFIYNKEAFEELGLEVPTTEDEFFAALETIKEDGSYIPMAMGTNDQWEAATMGYNNIGPNYWKGEEGRRALIAGEQKLTDEQWVAPYATLAKWADYLGDGYEAQTYPDSQNLFTLGRAAIYPAGSWEISGFNAQADFEMGAFKAPVKSAGDTCYISDHTDIGIGMNASTEHPEAAKAFLAWVASPEFADIFGNALPGFFPLSNAPVELEDPLAKEFVSWRGECESTIRSTYQILSRGTPNLENETWGASVAAIKGTETPEALGEKLQSGLATWYEPQQ; from the coding sequence ATGAAAAGTAAGTTTATGATGGCCGCGCTGACGGGCACTGCCCTGGTGGCCACTTCCGCACTGGCCGAGGATGTCACCCTCACTGTCGAAAGCTGGCGCAATGACGACCTGACGCTCTGGCAGGACAAGATCATCCCCGCGTTCGAAGCCGCAAACCCCGGCATCAAGGTGAAATTCACCCCCAGCGCGCCGACCGAATACAACGCGGTCCTGAACTCCAAGCTGGACGCAGGCTCTGCTGGTGATCTGATCACCTGCCGCCCGTTTGACGCCTCGCTTGCGCTCTATGAGGCGGGCCACCTCGCCGCGCTGGATGATATGGACGCGATGAGCAACTTCTCTGACGTCGCCAAATCCGCATGGCAGACCGACGATGGCTCCGCGAGCTTCTGTGTGCCGATGGCCTCCGTGATCCACGGCTTTATCTACAACAAAGAGGCCTTCGAAGAGCTCGGCCTTGAGGTTCCGACCACCGAAGACGAATTCTTTGCCGCGCTTGAGACCATCAAGGAAGACGGCAGCTATATCCCGATGGCGATGGGCACCAACGACCAGTGGGAAGCCGCCACCATGGGCTATAACAACATCGGCCCGAACTACTGGAAAGGCGAAGAAGGCCGTCGCGCCCTGATCGCGGGCGAGCAGAAGCTCACCGACGAACAATGGGTTGCCCCCTATGCGACCCTCGCCAAATGGGCGGATTATCTGGGCGACGGCTATGAGGCGCAGACCTATCCTGACAGCCAGAACCTCTTCACGCTGGGCCGCGCGGCGATCTATCCGGCAGGCAGCTGGGAAATTTCTGGCTTCAACGCGCAAGCCGATTTTGAAATGGGCGCCTTCAAGGCTCCGGTCAAATCCGCAGGCGACACCTGCTATATCTCGGACCACACCGACATTGGTATTGGCATGAACGCCTCCACCGAGCACCCCGAAGCCGCCAAGGCCTTCCTCGCCTGGGTCGCATCGCCCGAGTTCGCGGACATCTTCGGCAACGCTCTGCCGGGCTTCTTCCCGCTCTCCAATGCGCCGGTTGAGCTCGAAGATCCGCTGGCCAAGGAATTTGTAAGCTGGCGTGGCGAGTGCGAGAGCACCATCCGCTCCACCTACCAGATCCTGTCGCGCGGCACGCCGAACCTCGAAAACGAGACCTGGGGCGCATCCGTTGCCGCAATCAAAGGCACCGAAACGCCCGAAGCTCTGGGCGAAAAACTCCAGTCGGGTCTCGCAACCTGGTACGAACCGCAACAGTAA
- a CDS encoding carbohydrate ABC transporter permease yields MQKPRIRWHIAIFLAPAVLIYTSVMIFPLFNTLRLALFQEIDQERVYVGLENFRTLFFDPIWSEQFWNALGNNFWFFLIHMLVQNPIGIALAALLSHPRLRFAALYRSAIFIPTILSFVIVGFAWKLILSPIWGIAPSMLDAVGLKSLFAPWLGKEEYALTTLALISVWQFVGIPMMLIYAALLSIPEEMLEAGEIDGVTGMSAFWKIKLPLILPSIGIISILTFVGNFNAFDLIYASQGALAGPDFSTDILGTFMYRTFFGFQLQLGDPHMGSAIAGAMFAIILVGVCLYLFGIQTRMRRYQL; encoded by the coding sequence ATGCAAAAGCCCCGCATCCGCTGGCATATCGCCATTTTTCTGGCCCCTGCCGTGCTGATCTACACCTCGGTTATGATCTTCCCCCTCTTCAACACGCTGCGCCTCGCTCTCTTTCAGGAGATCGATCAGGAGCGCGTCTATGTGGGGCTGGAGAATTTCCGCACGCTGTTCTTTGACCCGATCTGGTCAGAGCAATTCTGGAACGCGCTGGGAAACAACTTCTGGTTCTTCCTCATTCACATGCTGGTGCAAAACCCCATCGGGATCGCCCTTGCGGCCCTCCTGAGCCATCCGCGCCTGCGCTTTGCGGCGCTCTATCGCTCCGCGATCTTCATCCCGACGATCCTGAGCTTTGTGATCGTGGGTTTTGCGTGGAAGCTCATCCTGTCGCCCATCTGGGGCATCGCGCCTTCTATGCTGGATGCGGTCGGTCTGAAATCGCTCTTTGCACCCTGGCTCGGCAAGGAAGAATACGCCCTCACCACGCTGGCGCTGATCTCCGTTTGGCAATTCGTCGGTATCCCGATGATGCTGATCTATGCCGCGCTGCTGTCGATCCCCGAAGAAATGCTCGAGGCGGGCGAAATTGACGGCGTCACCGGCATGTCCGCCTTCTGGAAGATCAAACTGCCGCTGATCCTGCCCTCGATCGGGATCATCTCGATCCTGACATTTGTGGGCAACTTCAACGCCTTCGACCTGATCTACGCCTCCCAAGGCGCATTGGCGGGGCCTGATTTCTCCACTGACATCTTGGGCACATTCATGTACCGGACGTTCTTTGGTTTCCAGCTGCAACTTGGCGATCCGCATATGGGGTCCGCGATTGCAGGGGCAATGTTTGCGATCATCCTTGTAGGCGTCTGTCTTTATCTCTTCGGCATCCAGACCCGGATGCGCCGCTACCAGCTCTGA